The Phoenix dactylifera cultivar Barhee BC4 unplaced genomic scaffold, palm_55x_up_171113_PBpolish2nd_filt_p 002204F, whole genome shotgun sequence genome includes a window with the following:
- the LOC120109448 gene encoding MACPF domain-containing protein At4g24290-like, which yields KPPVTELHQFLEFQLPRQWAPVFGDLPLGPQRKQQSSAHLQFTIMGPKLYVKTNVVSESAVMQVDVGKRPVTGLRLYLEGRRSNSLAIHLQHLSSLPRIFELQDDPTNSSSHESHDRKYYEPLQWRHFFHICTAPVESSDFSIVTGDQLHVAHHGLKKVLFLRLHFSTVTNATLVKNPEWGGSPGLAQKSGLISTLISTHFTAAFQKQPPRPADVNINSAVYPGGPPVPIQTPKLLKLVDTTEMVRGPQDMPGYWVVSGAKLHVERGKISLHVRYSLLTVCLPDDEVFME from the exons ATAAACCACCAGTTACAGAACTTCATCAGTTTTTGGAGTTTCAGTTACCAAGGCAATGGGCCCCTGTTTTTGGTGACCTTCCCCTTGGACCTCAGCGAAAGCAACAGAGCAGTGCACATCTACAGTTCACCATCATGGGTCCTAAGCTTTATGTCAAAACTAATGTG GTTTCTGAGTCGGCTGTGATGCAGGTTGACGTAGGCAAGAGGCCAGTGACTGGCCTTCGCTTGTActtggaagggaggagaagcaaCAGCTTAGCAATTCATCTGCAACATCTGTCTTCTCTTCCTCGAATCTTTGAGCTCCAGGATGACCCCACCAACAGCTCCTCTCATGAATCACATGATCGCAAATACTACGAACCTCTTCAATGGAGACACTTTTTCCACATCTGCACTGCCCCTGTTGAATCTAGTGATTTCTCAATCGTCACTGGGGATCAGTTGCATGTAGCGCACCATGGCCTCAAGAAAGTCCTTTTCCTTCGCCTACACTTCTCAACTGTTACTAATGCTACGCTGGTCAAGAATCCAGAGTGGGGGGGATCTCCTGGCTTGGCTCAAAAATCTGGCCTCATCTCAACACTGATCAGCACCCACTTTACTGCTGCCTTCCAAAAGCAGCCACCTCGGCCTGCAGACGTGAACATCAACTCAGCAGTATATCCTGGTGGACCTCCAGTTCCAATACAGACTCCGAAGCTTCTTAAATTAGTTGATACAACTGAGATGGTGCGGGGTCCGCAGGATATGCCTGGTTACTGGGTGGTCTCTGGAGCAAAACTGCACGTGGAGAGGGGTAAGATCTCTCTGCATGTTAGGTACTCACTTTTGACAGTTTGTTTGCCTGATGATGAAGTGTTTATGGAATAG
- the LOC120109450 gene encoding glycine--tRNA ligase, mitochondrial 1-like, producing MGPTLNFLFKNPLPPSDRPFSTISRSLTPSKTLILRAAPSPSPMAASEDYLRRSLAEKQTAVDAQSEAVRALKALPGVSEDEIDAAVEVLKALKVEHGAAKKQLRSAVSGKVAFQKAVENTLKRRFFLIRGSMISGEPLTYRHPGNAFKSNVLDFWRQHFVLAECMMQVDHPCVISEYMLPSGVWYLVAVRLSVDCRCMWPKTAQGIPVNFNYLYDYNDEKLPFAAARTRVAFRNEISPCQGLFRDGNFTLAEIEHFVDHEDKSHPKFVDVAGLEFLMFPREEQLAGKSVKSMVLGEAVSEATINNETLGYFIGRVYLFLTRLGIDKDRLRFRQHLPNEMAQYAADCWDAEIECSYGWIECVGIADRSAYDLLAHLEKSRVSEPREVEKLVITPSEEQLGLAFKGNQRMVVEALEAMSEKEALEMKEALDDKGEADFQVCTLGKSVRIKKNMVSISMERKEEHQTDFYNLSVITLSFVTGRIIYCLFEHSFYTRPSKSGDVQRNVFRFPLLVAPIKCTVFPLIKSQQFVEVANLIAKSLKAANISHELDVTGKSIGKRYAISDELGVPYAITVDSTASVTMRQRDSKEQIRVSIEEVVSVVKKVTVGQSTWADVLCRYPTHVATHADEL from the exons ATGGGGCCCACCCTCAACTTCCTGTTTAaaaaccccctccctccttccgaCCGTCCCTTCTCCACCATTTCCAGATCCCTTACCCCATCCAAAACCCTCATCCTCCGCGCCGCGCCGAGCCCCTCGCCCATGGCCGCCTCCGAGGACTACCTCCGGCGGTCCCTCGCCGAGAAGCAGACCGCCGTCGACGCCCAGTCCGAGGCCGTCCGGGCCCTCAAGGCCCTCCCCGGCGTCTCCGAGGACGAGATCGACGCCGCCGTCGAGGTCCTCAAGGCCCTCAAGGTCGAGCACGGCGCCGCCAAGAAGCAACTCCGGTCCGCCGTCAGCGGCAAGGTGGCGTTCCAGAAGGCCGTCGAAAACACGCTAAAGAGGAGGTTCTTCTTGATCCGCGGCTCCATGATCTCCGGCGAACCCCTCACCTACAGGCATCCTGGGAACGCCTTCAAGTCCAACGTCCTTGACTTTTGGCGCCAG CACTTTGTTTTGGCGGAGTGCATGATGCAGGTGGATCATCCCTGTGTCATTTCAGAGTACATGCTTCCTAG TGGTGTCTGGTATTTAGTTGCTGTTCGATTATCTGTGGATTGTAGGTGTATGTGGCCAAAAACAGCACAGGGTATTCCGGTGAATTTTAACTACTTGTACGATTACAATGACGAGAAGCTTCCATTTGCAGCAGCTCGGACTAGGGTGGCATTTAGAAATGAG ATTTCACCTTGCCAAGGTCTTTTCAGAGACGGCAATTTCACACTAGCTGAGATAGAGCACTTTGTGGATCATGAGGACAAATCCCACCCAAAGTTTGTTGATGTTGCCGGCCTGGAGTTTTTGATGTTCCCTAGGGAAGAGCAACTAGCAGGGAAATCAGTCAAGTCAATGGTCCTTGGTGAAGCTGTTTCAGAG GCAACAATCAACAATGAGACACTTGGTTACTTCATAGGACGGGTGTATCTTTTCTTGACTCGTCTGGGAATTGACAAAGATAGATTGCGCTTCAGGCAGCATCTGCCAAATGAGATGGCTCAGTATGCTGCAGACTGTTGGGATGCGGAAATAGAATGCTCCTATGGTTGGATTGAATGTGTTGGGATTGCTGATAGGTCTGCTTATGATTTACTAGCTCATTTG GAGAAAAGTCGTGTCTCAGAACCTAGAGAGGTGGAG aAGCTGGTTATTACCCCATCAGAAGAGCAACTAGGTCTTGCATTTAAGGGTAACCAAAGAATGGTGGTTGAAGCATTGGAG GCCATGAGTGAAAAAGAAGCGCTGGAAATGAAAGAAGCTCTGGATGATAAAGGAGAGGCGGACTTCCAAGTTTGTACACTTGGAAAATCTGTAAGGATCAAGAAAAACATGGTATCTATCAGTATGGAAAGAAAGGAGGAACATCAGACGGATTTTTATAACCTTTCAGTCATCACGCTATCTTTTGTTACTGGACGAATAATCTACTGTCTCTTTGAGCATTCTTTCTACACAAGACCAAGCAAATCAGGGGATGTACAGCGGAATGTGTTCCGCTTCCCTCTTCTAGTGGCTCCAATTAAGTGCACGGTTTTCCCATTAATCAAGTCTCAACAGTTTGTTGAAGTGGCCAACCTCATAGCTAAATCACTAAAGGCGGCTAATATCTCACATGAATTAGATGTTACAG GCAAGTCTATAGGGAAACGTTATGCCATATCGGATGAGCTTGGTGTCCCCTACGCCATAACTGTCGATTCGACTGCTAGTGTGACCATGCGTCAGAGGGACAGCAAGGAGCAGATCCGTGTAAGCATTGAGGAGGTGGTCTCAGTTGTGAAAAAAGTCACGGTTGGGCAAAGCACATGGGCTGATGTGCTCTGTAGATACCCAACCCACGTTGCTACACATGCTGATGAGTTGTGA